GCCGAGAGCAGCTCCAGCCTGAAGTAAGCTGACTGCGGCTTATCCCCTTCCACATAGACAGGAATATCCGGGAAAAACTGCCCCAGCGCAGCAGTGATATTCCCCCGTAGTTGTTGTACTGTCATGATTTCATTCCTCTCATGATTAGATGTGGTAATCCCTCCTGCCTTACTTGAAGTCACCCACGGGTTCGATTCGGGAAGAATAGGACCCGTCTTGTACCGGGCAAAGACCGAAGGAGCTTTCACCGCGCTTGTCTGCCGGCCTGTCGTAGGCTTCGATGATGTGGAGCATTCATGCTCCTGCGGTGTCCTTCTGCTTCATTTGCCATGTTATAATCATAGACCCCTTGAGACCTTGCGCAGGCGCTATTACAGATGAGTTAACGATAACTTCCGGTGGTAAAAGGGATGGTAAAAGGCGGTTCCCGTCCAACAAAAAAGCCGCATCACCCCAGCGGGCAATACGGCCTTCTCATTTATATATGGTAGTTGCATGTTGTCAAAAGGATTTCGGCCCCTTAGATCCATTCCCGCCAGCCGGGGTTTTCGTGAGCGTAGCCAGAGACAACAGCTGCAGATCAGCGAGCGCCAGCGCCATCTTATAGAACGCCTTCGACCTTATTTTCACATAAGTATCCTTGCTCACCGGAGGATCGAACACATGATTGTATATCGTGTAGTCGTAGCTCTCCTCTCTGCGCATGTATCTCTCCCGCACCAGTTGTTGTTCCCTCTGGGTAAGCCGCTCTACAACCGAATCAATCACAGCACAGTACGCCCGTCTTGCAGCAGGCACATCTACATTATGCGTGGCAATTGCTGCTGTCTGATCGGTAACCGTATTAGTCGCGCCATGGAACCGCTCCGTGTAGGAGTACGTAATCCCGGCCTCTTTAGCCTCGAACGTGACAGATTTGAAAATCCGATATTTCTCCAGCATATTCTCTATAGTGACCTGAGTCCGGCGGCGGTCAAGCTCGGGCAGCGAAGATATAATCATCATCATTTATACCACTCCTTAGATGTTATACAGATTTAAGAACTTTGTTGCGGACCTTTCCGGCCAAATGTGTTAAAATTCTACTTGTTCGTATACTGTTCGCCTTTTTTCACAATATACCACTTATCTACCAATTCAGTAAAACCTCATTTTGGCCCGTTTTGCAGCATAAACAAGCTATATGCAAGTCTATTCTTACCTTTTGGCAATATTAGACTCTTTATTGTTTACCTATTGGCATAAATAGCTTATAGTAAGTACAACAGCTTTTTAGGTGATTAGGGATAAGGAGTGGTTATCGATGGCAGAGGAATTCGGATACTATCTGAGACAGCTTCGGGAAGGAAAGGGATTGACCATTAATCAGCTGGCAGCGCTTGCCGGTATCAGTGGAGCCCAGATCTCACGGATCGAGAATGGATTACGGGGTGTCCCCAAACCGGCTACACTGCGCAAGATTGCTGAAGCGACCGATGTGTCTTACGAGGAGCTAATGGGCCATGCTGGTTATTTAACCGAGACTGAGGGCAGTACAGAGGGCTCTGTGCCTGCCTGGGCCACCAGCAAGGATAAGCGGGACTTCCGGCAAATGCTGGAGGATGATGGTGAGCTGATGTTTGACGGGATTCCCCTGAACAAGGAAGATAAACAGCGGATCAAGGACGTATTAACCGGCTTGTTCTGGGAGGCTAAGCAGATGAATAAGCGGACCAAGCCTAAGCACCATCCAGGTAAAGAGTAAGTACCAGGCATTCCAACTACTATTAACATGCTGCGGGTGAAGAATATGGATGAGCTAATCAAGCGTTTGGTCAAAAAATACAATACCAGCAGCCCCTTCGAACTGGCTGAAGCACTAGGGATTCATATCCGGTTCATGCATCTGGGTGACGGCACCAAGGGCCTCTACTACCGTAAGCTAAGAAGAAGGTTCATCGTCATCCATAACCAGCTGCCGCTGGAGTGGCAACGATTCGTATGCGCACATGAACTCGCGCATGACCGTCTGCACAAAGGGGTCAACCGTTTTTTTCTGGAGGAGAATTCTTATTTCTCACCAGGCAAGCTGGAACGGCAGGCTAACCTATTCGCGGTCAAGCTGCTATCGGTCGGCACTGCCATTGAGCAGGATGAATCGGTACAGAGCTATTATGCAAGAATTGGCATCCCGGCTGAGGTTGTCTTTTTTTTAGACGATTAAAGGAACGTATGTTCCTTTAATGACGCAACAAAAAACTCTTACCGCAGTAAGAGTTCGTTGGCCAGCCATAAGCTGTTCGATCGGGATGACACGATTTGAACATGCGACCCCCTGGTCCCAAACCAGGTGCTCTACCAAGCTGAGCTACATCCCGAAACTATGAAATTTAATATGGAGCGGGTGATGGGAATCGAACCCACGCTATCAGCTTGGAAGGCTGAAGTTCTACCATTGAACTACACCCGCACAGGTGAAATGAAATATCGGGATGACACGATTTGAACATGCGACCCCCTGGTCCCAAACCAGGTGCTCTACCAAGCTGAGCTACATCCCGTTAATACAAGAAACTCTTCTAAAAAATAATGGTGCGCCCTGAGAGATTCGAACTCCCGGCCTTTTGATTCGTAGTCAAACGCTCTATCCAGCTGAGCTAAGGGCGCAAAAATTTTGGAGCGGACGACGGGAATCGAACCCGCGACCCTCGCCTTGGCAAGGCGATGCTCTACCGCTGAGCCACGTCCGCAAATAAGTGGTGCGCGTGAAGGGACTTGAACCCCCACGTCTTACGACGCCAGATCCTAAGTCTGGTGCGTCTGCCATTCCGCCACACGCGCATGAATCAAATAAAAGTGAGCCATGAAGGATTCGAACCTTCGACACCCTGATTAAAAGTCAGGTGCTCTACCAACTGAGCTAATGGCTCATAATTGGCAGGGGATATAGGATTCGAACCTATGATGACGGAGTCAGAGTCCGTTGCCTTACCACTTGGCGAATCCCCTACAATAGATACCTATATAATGCCCACAATCTCCCTGAAATATCAAGAACATTATGGTGGAGGCTGAGGGGTTCGAACCCCCGACCCTCTGCTTGTAAGGCAGATGCTCTCCCAGCTGAGCTAAGCCTCCATATGTATGGTGACTAATTAGGGTGCTGATTAGTAATGGTGACCCGTATGGGATTCGAACCCATGTTACCTCCGTGAAAGGGAGGTGTCTTAACCCCTTGACCAACGGGCCTTAATAAATTTGTGGAGCTCTCAACCGGATTCGAACCGGTGACCTCTTCCTTACCATGGAAGCACTCTACCTGCTGAGCTATGAGAGCATGGCTCCCCGAACAGGACTCGAACCTGTGACAACTCGATTAACAGTCGAGTGCTCTACCAACTGAGCTATCAGGGAATATTGTCCGCTTGGCAACGTCCTACTCTCCCAGGACCCTTCGGTCCAAGTACCATCGGCGCTGGAGGGCTTAACGGTCGTGTTCGGGATGGGTACGTGTGGAACCCCTCCGCTATCGCCACCAAACGGGCATTTACAGCGTAAATGCTTCAGGAATTTGATTCCTGAAAACTGAATCCGAAATGAATCTGCGTGTTAGAAATTTGGATAAGCCCTCGACCGATTAGTATTGGTCAGCTCCATGCATTGCTGCACTTCCACCTCCAACCTATCTACCTCGTCGTCTTCAAGGGGTCTTACATACTGGGAAATCTCATCTTGAGGGGGGCTTCACGCTTAGATGCTTTCAGCGCTTATCCCGTCCGTACGTAGCTACTCAGCCATGCTCCTGGCGGAACAACTGATGCACCAGCGGTACGTCCATCCCGGTCCTCTCGTACTAAGGACAGCTCCTCTCAAATTTCCTGCGCCCACGACAGATAGGGACCGAACTGTCTCACGACGTTCTGAACCCAGCTCGCGTACCGCTTTAATGGGCGAACAGCCCAACCCTTGGGACCTACTTCAGCCCCAGGATGCGATGAGCCGACATCGAGGTGCCAAACCTCCCCGTCGATGTGGACTCTTGGGGGAGATAAGCCTGTTATCCCCAGGGTAGCTTTTATCCGTTGAGCGATGGCCCTTCCATGCGGTACCACCGGATCACTAAGTCCGACTTTCGTCCCTGCTCGACTTGTAGGTCTCGCAGTCAAGCTCCCTTATGCCTTTGCACTCTGCGAATGATTTCCAACCATTCTGAGGGAACCTTTGAACGCCTCCGTTACTCTTTAGGAGGCGACCGCCCCAGTCAAACTGCCCGCCTGACACGGTCCCCGTACCCGATTAGGGCACCAGGTTAGAACCTAGATACGATCAGGGTGGTATCCCAACGGCGCCTCCGCAGAAGCTTGCGCTCCTGCCTCACCGGCTCCCACCTATCCTGTACAGATCGTACCCAAATTCAATATCAAGCTGCAGTAAAGCTCCATGGGGTCTTTCCGTCTTGTCGCGGGTAACCTGCATCTTCACAGGTATTAAAATTTCACCGGATCTCTCGTTGAGACAGCGCCCAAGTCGTTACGCCATTCGTGCGGGTCAGAATTTACCTGACAAGGAATTTCGCTACCTTAGGACCGTTATAGTTACGGCCGCCGTTTACTGGGGCTTCGGTTCACAGCTTCGGGTTACCCCTAACCACTCCCCTTAACCTTCCAGCACCGGGCAGGCGTCAGCCCGTATACTTCGCCTTACGGCTTCGCACAGACCTGTGTTTTTGCTAAACAGTCGCTTGGGCCTTTTCACTGCGGCCCCCTCGGGCTATTCACCCTACCGAGGCACCTCTTCTCCCGAAGTTACGAGGTCATTTTGCCGAGTTCCTTAACGAGAGTTCTTCCGCGCGCCTTAGAATTCTCTTCTCGCCTACCTGTGTCGGTTTGCGGTACGGGCACCTTCTCCTGGCTAGAGGCTTTTCTTGGCAGTGTGAGATCATGACCTTCGCTACTGTAATTTTCGCTCCCCATCACAGCCTGGCCTTAGTAGTGTGCGGATTTGCCTACACACCAGCCTCACTGCTTAGACGGACATATCCATCAGTCCGCGTCACTACCCTCCTGCGTCACCCCATCGCTCATAGCGGATTACGGTGGTACAGTAATTTCAAACTGTTGTCCTTCGACTACGCCTTTCGGCCTCGCCTTAGGTCCCGACTTACCCTGAGCGGACGAGCCTTCCTCAGGAAACCTTGGGCTTTCGGCGGATCAGATTCTCACTGATCTTTTCGTTACTCATACCGGCATTCTCACTTGTATGCTGTCCAGCGCTCCTTACGGTACACCTTCAACCTACATACAACGCTCCCCTACCCCAGATGCAAAGCATCTAGCCATAGCTTCGGTGGTGTGTTTAGCCCCGTTACATTTTCGGCGCAGAGTCACTCGACCAGTGAGCTATTACGCACTCTTTCAATGGTGGCTGCTTCTAAGCCAACATCCTGGTTGTCTGTGCAACTCCACATCCTTTCCCACTTAACACACACTTGGGGACCTTAGCTGATGGTCTGGGCTGTTTCCCTTTTGACAATGGATCTTAGCACTCACTGTCTGACTCCCGGCAAGAAGTACATGGCATTCGGAGTTTGACTGAGCTTGGTAACCCTTGCGGGCCCCGCACCCAATCAGTGCTCTACCTCCACGACTCCATTCACCGAGGCTAGCCCTAAAGCTATTTCGGGGAGAACCAGCTATCTCCGAGTTCGATTGGAATTTCTCCGCTACCCCCACCTCATCCCCGCATTTTTCAACATGCGTGGGTTCGGGCCTCCAGTGCGTGTTACCGCACCTTCACCCTGGACAGGGGTAGATCACACGGTTTCGGGTCTACGTCCACATACTAAATCGCCCTATTCAGACTCGCTTTCGCTGCGGCTCCGGCTTCTCACCTTAACCTTGCATGTTAAACGTAACTCGCCGGTTCATTCTACAAAAGGCACGCCATCACCCATAGAAAGGGCTCTGACTTTTTGTAAGCACACGGTTTCAGGTTCTATTTCACTCCCCTTCCGGGGTGCTTTTCACCTTTCCCTCACGGTACTGTTTCACTATCGGTCGCCAGGTAGTATTTAGCCTTAGCAGATGGTCCTGCTGGATTCATACGGGGTTTCACGTGCCCCGCACTACTCGGGATCCGTCTCGGAGAGAACACAGTTTAGGCTACAGGGCTTTTACCTCTATCGCGGGCCTTTCCAGACCTCTTCGCCTACCATATTCCTTTGTAACTCCATGTGAGACGTCCCACAACCCCAAGAGGCAAGCCCCTTGGTTTAGGCTGTTCCGCGTTCGCTCGCCGCTACTGACGGAATCACTATTGTTTTCTCTTCCTCAGGGTACTTAGATGTTTCAGTTCCCCTGGTCTGCCTCTGCGTATCCTATGTATTCAGATACGAGTAACTGCGAATTACCACAGCTGGGTTTCCCCATTCGGACACCCCCGGATCAAAGCTTGCTTACAGCTCCCCGAGGCAGTTTCGTTGTTCGCCACGTCCTTCGTCGGCTCCTGGTGCCTAGGCATCCTCCGTGTGCTCTTAGTAGCTTAACCAACGCTCCGGTATTTCGCTTGTTCGCACAATCGAAAACCTTCGCTTAGTAGCAACTAATAACTATTTCAACTTGTTTACACAAGTTTCAGCTAAAAGATGTTCTAAAACGCAAATTCATTTCGGTATCCAGTTTTCAAGGATCAAGATGCTGTTATTGTGAAACAATCACGGCTGTGATGTTCGGAATAACAGACAATGTGCATATACTGTTGTAAAGAATAATTGGTGGAGCCAAGCGGGATCGAACCGCTGACCTCCTGCTTGCAAGGCAGGCGCTCTCCCAGCTGAGCTATGGCCCCAAAGTAAGTATTCAATTGAAGTGTTATATGGTGGGCCTTGGTGGACTCGAACCACCGACCTCACCCTTATCAGAGGTGCGCTCTAACCAACTGAGCTAAAAGCCCATATAACAAAACATACAGTAGTGAAGCAATCAATGAATTGATTGTTCGCTTGGCGGCGTCCTACTCTCCCAGGACCCTTCGGTCCAAGTACCATCGGCGCTGGAGGGCTTAACGGTCGTGTTCGGGATGGGTACGTGTGGAACCCCTCCGCTATCGCCACCAAACGCATACGAAAGAGACTTGCTCTTTCAAAACTGAACACGAGTGAGTGTTCGAACCCAAAGGTTCTATTGTGGAAGCTTTAGCTTCCGATTTGAATGTTTCCGTTGCAGGAAACGATTCTCCATAGAAAGGAGGTGATCCAGCCGCACCTTCCGATACGGCTACCTTGTTACGACTTCACCCCAATCATCTACCCCACCTTCGGCGGCTGGCTCCCTTGCGGGTTACCCCACCGACTTCGGGTGTTGTAAACTCTCGTGGTGTGACGGGCGGTGTGTACAAGACCCGGGAACGTATTCACCGCGGCATGCTGATCCGCGATTACTAGCAATTCCGACTTCATGCAGGCGAGTTGCAGCCTGCAATCCGAACTGAGACCGGCTTTGCTGGGATTGGCTCCACCTCGCGGCTTCGCTTCCCGTTGTACCGGCCATTGTAGTACGTGTGTAGCCCAGGTCATAAGGGGCATGATGATTTGACGTCATCCCCACCTTCCTCCGGTTTGTCACCGGCAGTCACTCTAGAGTGCCCAGCTCAACCTGCTGGCAACTAAAGTCAAGGGTTGCGCTCGTTGCGGGACTTAACCCAACATCTCACGACACGAGCTGACGACAACCATGCACCACCTGTCTCAACTTTCCCCGAAGGGCACCTGATGCATCTCTGCTTCGTTAGTTGGATGTCAAGACCTGGTAAGGTTCTTCGCGTTGCTTCGAATTAAACCACATACTCCACTGCTTGTGCGGGTCCCCGTCAATTCCTTTGAGTTTCAGTCTTGCGACCGTACTCCCCAGGCGGAGTGCTTACTGTGTTAACTTCGGCACCAAGGGTATCGAAACCCCTAACACCTAGCACTCATCGTTTACGGCGTGGACTACCAGGGTATCTAATCCTGTTTGCTCCCCACGCTTTCGCGCCTCAGCGTCAGTTACAGCCCAGAAAGTCGCCTTCGCCACTGGTGTTCCTCCACATATCTACGCATTTCACCGCTACACGTGGAATTCCACTTTCCTCTTCTGTACTCAAGTCACCCAGTTTCCAGTGCGA
This genomic interval from Paenibacillus sp. FSL H8-0332 contains the following:
- a CDS encoding ArpU family phage packaging/lysis transcriptional regulator, which codes for MISSLPELDRRRTQVTIENMLEKYRIFKSVTFEAKEAGITYSYTERFHGATNTVTDQTAAIATHNVDVPAARRAYCAVIDSVVERLTQREQQLVRERYMRREESYDYTIYNHVFDPPVSKDTYVKIRSKAFYKMALALADLQLLSLATLTKTPAGGNGSKGPKSF
- a CDS encoding helix-turn-helix domain-containing protein, with protein sequence MAEEFGYYLRQLREGKGLTINQLAALAGISGAQISRIENGLRGVPKPATLRKIAEATDVSYEELMGHAGYLTETEGSTEGSVPAWATSKDKRDFRQMLEDDGELMFDGIPLNKEDKQRIKDVLTGLFWEAKQMNKRTKPKHHPGKE
- a CDS encoding ImmA/IrrE family metallo-endopeptidase, with amino-acid sequence MDELIKRLVKKYNTSSPFELAEALGIHIRFMHLGDGTKGLYYRKLRRRFIVIHNQLPLEWQRFVCAHELAHDRLHKGVNRFFLEENSYFSPGKLERQANLFAVKLLSVGTAIEQDESVQSYYARIGIPAEVVFFLDD